A genome region from Tolypothrix sp. PCC 7712 includes the following:
- a CDS encoding TM2 domain-containing protein: MKVDNNTNQDRLLVSYILCAMGFFGLGGLHRIYNGKIGTGVLWLCTFGLFYCGQFVDLFLIPNMVDEYSLKLRSKAGLSPLGVPLNQPAIASQVYRPTGNQLIVKLIEVAEKNGGYLTVTQGVKGTGANFAEVEAALKEMYKSGYAKIDNDPRTGAVTYHFHEL; encoded by the coding sequence ATGAAGGTTGATAATAACACCAATCAAGACCGTCTTCTTGTTTCCTACATCTTGTGTGCTATGGGGTTTTTCGGCTTGGGGGGACTGCACCGGATATACAACGGCAAAATCGGGACGGGTGTGTTGTGGCTGTGTACGTTTGGGCTATTCTACTGTGGGCAGTTCGTCGATTTATTCCTCATCCCTAATATGGTTGACGAATATAGCCTCAAACTGAGGTCAAAAGCGGGTTTATCTCCCTTGGGTGTACCACTGAATCAACCTGCGATCGCTTCTCAAGTTTACCGCCCTACTGGTAACCAACTGATAGTTAAACTGATTGAAGTGGCAGAAAAAAATGGTGGCTATCTCACTGTGACTCAAGGTGTGAAAGGTACAGGAGCTAACTTTGCAGAAGTAGAAGCCGCCCTCAAGGAAATGTATAAATCAGGATACGCCAAAATAGATAACGACCCCAGAACTGGAGCCGTTACCTACCATTTCCATGAACTCTAA
- the acsF gene encoding magnesium-protoporphyrin IX monomethyl ester (oxidative) cyclase: MVDSLKKPGFEELRPGIKVPAKETLLTPRFYTTDFDEMARMDISVNEDELQAILEEFRADYNRHHFVRDAEFEQSWDHIDGETRRLFVEFLERSCTAEFSGFLLYKELGRRLKDKSPVLAECFNLMSRDEARHAGFLNKAMSDFNLSLDLGFLTKSRDYTFFKPKFIFYATYLSEKIGYWRYITIYRHLEAHPEDRIYPIFRFFENWCQDENRHGDFFDAVMQSQPQMLNDWKAKLWSRFFLLSVFVTMYLNDLQRKDFYASLGLDAREYDIHVIKKTNETAGRVFPLMLDVDNPEFYQRLDICVEKMAKLNAMSSTTPSGNANSNTPKFLQFFQKLPILTSIGWHMVKLYLMKPIDAVSAQGMAR; this comes from the coding sequence ATGGTAGATTCCCTCAAAAAACCAGGCTTTGAAGAATTGCGTCCAGGGATTAAAGTCCCGGCAAAAGAAACACTATTAACACCCCGGTTTTACACCACCGACTTTGATGAAATGGCGCGGATGGATATCTCCGTCAATGAAGACGAGTTACAAGCCATTCTCGAAGAGTTTCGTGCTGATTACAACCGCCATCATTTTGTTCGGGATGCCGAGTTTGAACAATCCTGGGATCATATTGATGGGGAAACTCGCCGTTTATTCGTTGAATTTTTAGAGCGTTCCTGTACAGCCGAGTTTTCCGGGTTTTTGCTGTACAAAGAACTTGGCCGCCGCTTAAAAGATAAAAGCCCAGTTTTAGCCGAGTGCTTTAACTTGATGTCACGGGATGAAGCCCGTCATGCTGGCTTTTTGAATAAAGCGATGTCAGACTTTAATCTTTCTCTAGATTTAGGGTTTTTGACAAAGAGCCGCGATTATACCTTCTTTAAACCGAAATTTATCTTCTACGCCACATATCTTTCTGAAAAAATCGGTTATTGGCGTTATATCACCATTTATCGTCATTTAGAAGCACATCCCGAAGACCGGATTTATCCCATTTTCCGGTTCTTTGAAAACTGGTGTCAGGATGAAAACCGTCATGGTGATTTCTTTGATGCCGTGATGCAATCTCAACCGCAAATGTTGAATGACTGGAAGGCGAAGCTATGGAGTCGCTTCTTCCTGTTGTCAGTGTTTGTGACGATGTATCTCAATGACCTGCAACGCAAAGACTTTTACGCTTCTCTAGGATTGGATGCACGGGAATACGACATCCATGTGATCAAAAAGACCAATGAAACCGCAGGAAGAGTTTTCCCGTTGATGCTGGATGTTGATAATCCAGAGTTTTATCAACGCTTGGATATATGTGTTGAGAAGATGGCAAAATTAAATGCGATGTCTTCGACAACCCCTTCGGGGAACGCCAACTCCAACACTCCTAAATTCCTGCAATTCTTCCAGAAGTTGCCAATTCTCACCTCAATTGGTTGGCATATGGTTAAGCTGTACCTCATGAAGCCCATTGATGCGGTTTCTGCTCAAGGTATGGCCCGCTAG
- a CDS encoding DUF2996 domain-containing protein: MADETNQNQAGEVAPTTDQPVATDLPTANKPDSKATAVPPKREKPPAKAAAGEKPAATADGEEKPAAKAAAAKKEKAPAVEDKPFVEFIQQHYLPAVQTAITQQGVADLQLSFAKQKVPISGFESAEDCYQLVGSWQNGLRQFNLYFPDEDIQGKKGFSCNEGKKPSTLESFLIDERKITLDLLVFGLVQRLNGQKWLGRN; this comes from the coding sequence ATGGCAGACGAAACCAATCAAAATCAAGCGGGAGAGGTAGCTCCCACCACTGACCAACCAGTAGCGACAGACCTCCCTACTGCCAATAAGCCAGATTCCAAAGCAACTGCTGTACCTCCCAAGCGCGAAAAACCTCCAGCTAAAGCCGCCGCAGGAGAAAAACCCGCCGCTACAGCAGATGGAGAAGAAAAACCCGCTGCTAAAGCCGCCGCAGCCAAAAAAGAAAAGGCTCCTGCTGTTGAAGATAAGCCATTTGTAGAGTTTATCCAGCAACACTACTTACCTGCTGTACAAACGGCAATTACTCAGCAAGGTGTTGCTGATTTACAGTTGTCTTTTGCTAAACAGAAAGTTCCTATCTCTGGCTTTGAATCAGCCGAGGACTGCTACCAACTTGTGGGAAGTTGGCAAAACGGTTTGCGCCAGTTTAATCTTTATTTCCCCGATGAAGATATTCAAGGGAAAAAAGGATTCTCTTGTAATGAAGGTAAAAAACCTAGCACACTAGAATCCTTCTTAATAGATGAACGTAAAATCACTCTGGACTTACTAGTATTTGGTTTAGTGCAGCGCTTAAACGGGCAAAAGTGGCTAGGTAGAAATTAG
- a CDS encoding sensory rhodopsin transducer, translated as MSQSIGRNCWAIAEGYIPAYSNGPEPQFISHETVCILNAGDQDAHVEITIYYSDREPVGGYKITVPARRTKHIRFNDLKDPEPIPHDTDFASVIQSDAPIVVQHTRLDSRQAENALLSTIAYAHN; from the coding sequence ATGAGTCAGTCAATTGGACGTAATTGCTGGGCGATCGCAGAAGGTTATATTCCTGCTTATAGTAATGGCCCTGAACCTCAGTTTATTAGTCATGAAACAGTCTGTATTTTAAATGCTGGGGATCAAGATGCTCATGTAGAAATCACAATTTACTATAGCGATAGAGAACCTGTAGGTGGTTACAAAATCACTGTTCCCGCACGACGGACAAAACATATTCGCTTTAATGATCTCAAAGATCCAGAACCAATTCCTCACGATACTGATTTTGCAAGCGTGATTCAGTCAGATGCACCGATTGTCGTACAGCATACCCGGTTAGATTCACGACAAGCAGAAAACGCTCTTCTCAGCACCATCGCTTACGCTCATAATTAA